The Planctomicrobium piriforme genome window below encodes:
- a CDS encoding HYExAFE family protein produces the protein MAKRCNHYDVAFEELLRLLRRPYVSVNENRRALFRDASLKSMDFIVYSRQSPNLLVDVKGRRLAPRSQAWDSWTMEDDISSLMQWENVFGNGFRAMLVFAYDVTAPRAPEQHSLTWELLGRRYAFYGVWARDYAEVMQSHSPSWHTVNLPSPEFRKLRQPLLDVL, from the coding sequence ATGGCCAAGCGGTGTAACCATTACGACGTCGCCTTTGAAGAGCTGTTGCGGCTCTTGCGGCGGCCGTACGTCTCGGTGAACGAAAACCGACGGGCGCTGTTTCGTGATGCCTCCCTGAAATCGATGGACTTCATCGTCTATTCCCGCCAGTCACCCAACCTCCTCGTCGACGTGAAGGGCCGCCGGCTCGCCCCCCGTTCACAGGCGTGGGACAGTTGGACGATGGAAGACGATATCAGCAGTCTGATGCAGTGGGAAAACGTCTTTGGAAACGGTTTTCGGGCGATGCTGGTCTTCGCCTACGACGTCACCGCCCCCCGCGCTCCGGAGCAGCATTCGCTCACCTGGGAACTGCTCGGCCGCAGGTATGCCTTTTACGGCGTCTGGGCTCGCGATTACGCGGAAGTGATGCAATCCCATTCCCCGAGTTGGCACACGGTGAACCTCCCCTCGCCCGAATTCCGCAAACTCCGCCAGCCGCTGCTCGACGTCCTGTAG
- a CDS encoding beta-ketoacyl-[acyl-carrier-protein] synthase family protein, whose translation MSRVRVAITGVGMVTPFGTNRTESWQGLVSGKSAVRWIDEGLPGAGNLPPVKNLPRPFGGVVPWQPEGGGRLIPFARRAAAEAVSQARLDRNQLRSAACVIGASKIEMAHYDLLCKSPDALAAEMTPWDVLSTAAPAQFVAADFNCRAGAISPVAACATGLISLIQAAMLIRSGHCEVVLAGSTDAGLHAGLLASYRRLGVLAKPGNDPAGACRPFDRTRAGFAVGEGAAVLVLESWEHAVARGGPILAEWVDGRFASDPSGLTLVDEAGEPLSHLIAALLAANEIQPKEISAVSVHGTATRLNDQAEAAALNRIFGSLQRPLPAFGIKGAIGHLMGGAGAVETAASVLSLVEQTLLPTCNHSLPDETGCLEFDSRIRERRLQSILKVSLGFGGHVAAAVLRQSRKLPD comes from the coding sequence GTGAGTCGCGTGCGCGTCGCCATCACCGGCGTCGGGATGGTCACCCCCTTCGGAACGAACCGCACCGAGTCCTGGCAGGGACTCGTCTCTGGGAAAAGCGCCGTCCGCTGGATCGATGAAGGCCTGCCAGGCGCCGGCAACCTGCCTCCCGTTAAGAACCTCCCGCGACCGTTCGGAGGAGTCGTGCCCTGGCAACCAGAGGGCGGCGGGCGGCTGATTCCGTTCGCCCGACGTGCTGCCGCGGAAGCAGTCTCTCAGGCTCGACTGGATCGCAATCAACTGCGGAGCGCCGCGTGCGTCATCGGCGCCAGCAAGATCGAGATGGCACATTATGACCTGCTCTGTAAGTCGCCGGACGCACTCGCGGCGGAAATGACCCCGTGGGATGTGCTTTCCACGGCGGCGCCCGCCCAATTCGTGGCAGCGGATTTCAACTGCAGGGCAGGGGCAATCTCCCCGGTCGCAGCCTGCGCCACAGGGCTGATTTCTCTCATTCAGGCGGCCATGCTGATTCGCAGCGGCCACTGCGAAGTCGTCCTGGCAGGCAGCACCGATGCCGGCCTCCACGCGGGATTGCTCGCCTCGTATCGTCGGCTGGGAGTCCTCGCCAAGCCGGGGAACGATCCGGCCGGCGCGTGCCGCCCGTTTGATCGCACCCGGGCAGGCTTCGCGGTCGGGGAAGGTGCCGCGGTCCTGGTTCTTGAGTCATGGGAGCATGCCGTCGCGCGCGGAGGACCCATACTCGCCGAATGGGTCGACGGCCGTTTCGCGAGCGACCCCTCAGGTTTGACGCTGGTCGACGAAGCGGGGGAACCCCTATCACATCTGATCGCCGCCCTGCTGGCGGCCAACGAAATCCAGCCGAAGGAGATCTCGGCGGTGAGCGTGCACGGGACGGCCACCCGACTGAACGACCAGGCGGAAGCGGCGGCGCTCAACCGCATCTTCGGCTCTCTCCAGCGTCCGCTGCCAGCCTTCGGGATCAAGGGGGCGATCGGGCATCTGATGGGGGGCGCGGGGGCGGTTGAGACGGCGGCTTCGGTCTTGAGCCTGGTCGAGCAGACGTTGCTGCCCACCTGCAACCATTCCCTGCCTGACGAAACGGGTTGCCTCGAATTCGATTCCAGAATTCGGGAAAGACGACTGCAATCCATTCTGAAAGTTTCGTTAGGTTTTGGAGGCCATGTAGCGGCCGCGGTGCTGCGGCAATCTAGGAAATTGCCTGATTGA
- a CDS encoding DUF1559 domain-containing protein, with the protein MKRQCRRSSRRAGFTLIELLAVLAILGLLVSLIMPAVQQAREAARRTQCKNNLHQLGVAIHAHAGDRQLLPEGADYEQFRYHSWCTRILPLLDQANLFNDYDWSKAWDDATANNGGRSNQQVTQTPLSVFRCPSNPPTKPGASDYGGCYGTSLTGLTPGYGAGEGWEAGLMVVINPPAIQARKQPVSLGEVHDGLSQTFLVLECATPIDPPQYWGNGGNCLPVETGINFHLVDEDGDDAYFASIFSTHTGGGHALFGDGRVAFLSDSTDLNILAALSTRSRSEVVNTNF; encoded by the coding sequence GTGAAACGACAATGTCGCCGCTCTTCTCGCAGGGCCGGATTCACGCTCATCGAACTGCTGGCCGTGCTGGCCATCCTGGGACTGCTGGTCAGTCTCATCATGCCGGCGGTGCAGCAGGCTCGCGAAGCGGCGCGGCGCACGCAGTGTAAGAACAACCTGCACCAGCTCGGCGTCGCCATCCATGCTCATGCCGGCGATCGACAGTTGCTGCCGGAAGGGGCCGATTACGAGCAATTTCGATATCACTCCTGGTGTACCCGGATTCTGCCGCTCCTCGATCAGGCCAACTTGTTCAACGACTATGACTGGTCAAAGGCCTGGGACGATGCGACCGCCAACAACGGCGGTCGTTCAAACCAGCAAGTCACTCAGACGCCGCTGTCGGTGTTCCGCTGCCCTTCCAATCCGCCGACCAAACCCGGCGCTTCCGACTACGGCGGCTGCTACGGCACATCGCTGACCGGACTGACTCCCGGCTATGGCGCAGGCGAAGGCTGGGAAGCAGGGCTCATGGTGGTGATCAACCCGCCGGCGATCCAGGCGCGAAAACAGCCTGTCAGCCTGGGCGAAGTGCACGACGGTCTCAGCCAGACGTTCCTGGTGCTGGAATGCGCGACGCCCATCGATCCCCCTCAATACTGGGGAAACGGCGGCAACTGCCTGCCGGTCGAAACCGGCATCAATTTCCATCTCGTCGACGAAGACGGGGACGACGCCTATTTCGCGTCGATCTTCAGCACGCACACTGGCGGCGGACACGCCCTGTTCGGCGATGGCCGCGTGGCGTTTCTCTCCGACAGCACCGACCTGAATATCCTCGCTGCACTCTCCACACGCTCACGCTCAGAAGTCGTGAATACCAACTTCTGA
- a CDS encoding NAD(P)H-dependent glycerol-3-phosphate dehydrogenase yields the protein MPSKTTILGSGAMATACAILLADHEGQDVAIWARNEETASELRRTRRNERLLPGIVIPHHVQITHDIAAAVEDAEFLVAAIPSQYLRSTLESLSKYLTGNRPVISVVKGMENETFLRPSQIIEETLGSRAVVALSGPSHAEEIARRLPASVVAASGDVALARRVQEMISTDRFRVYTNQDLIGVELAGALKNVIGIAAGISDGLGYGDNAKSALMTRGIVEITRFGMALGAEPDTFAGLAGIGDLITTCVSPYGRNRMVGERLGKGESLAQILKTMDAVAEGVSTTRAVYQLAEKKGIDMPITEQVYRVLFEGLPPAEATDRLMNRPVRGE from the coding sequence ATGCCATCGAAGACCACGATTCTGGGGAGCGGCGCCATGGCCACTGCCTGCGCCATTCTGCTGGCCGATCATGAAGGGCAGGATGTGGCAATCTGGGCTCGCAACGAAGAAACGGCCAGCGAACTCCGCCGGACCCGGCGCAACGAGCGGCTGCTGCCTGGCATCGTGATTCCGCATCATGTCCAGATTACGCATGACATTGCAGCGGCGGTCGAAGACGCCGAATTCCTCGTGGCGGCCATCCCTTCGCAATACCTGCGGAGCACGCTCGAATCGCTCTCAAAATACCTGACGGGCAATCGTCCGGTCATCAGCGTCGTGAAAGGGATGGAGAACGAAACATTTCTCCGTCCGAGCCAGATCATTGAAGAAACGCTGGGAAGCCGGGCTGTCGTCGCCCTGAGCGGACCGAGCCATGCGGAAGAAATTGCCCGGCGTTTGCCGGCCAGCGTTGTCGCCGCCAGCGGTGACGTCGCCCTTGCCAGACGCGTGCAGGAGATGATCTCCACCGACCGATTCCGCGTGTACACCAATCAGGATCTGATCGGCGTCGAACTGGCGGGGGCTCTGAAGAACGTCATCGGGATTGCCGCCGGCATCTCTGACGGTCTCGGTTATGGGGACAACGCGAAATCAGCACTGATGACGCGGGGAATCGTGGAGATCACCAGATTCGGCATGGCGCTGGGGGCCGAGCCTGACACGTTTGCCGGTCTGGCCGGGATCGGCGACCTCATCACCACCTGCGTGAGCCCTTACGGCCGCAATCGCATGGTGGGGGAACGACTCGGCAAAGGGGAATCGCTCGCTCAGATCCTGAAGACGATGGATGCCGTCGCCGAAGGGGTCAGCACCACGCGAGCGGTCTATCAACTGGCCGAGAAAAAGGGGATCGACATGCCGATCACCGAACAGGTGTATCGCGTCCTGTTCGAAGGCCTGCCGCCTGCGGAAGCGACCGACAGGCTGATGAATCGGCCGGTGAGGGGGGAGTAA
- the ruvX gene encoding Holliday junction resolvase RuvX: MTAPSETPSTFPPAGRLLGIDYGTKRVGVAIATPDRTIASPLEIYQRRNEQLDARYFKTVIEDYRPCGIVVGLPVHVSGAEGESAQGARRYGKWLGELSGLPVEFWDERYTSSVAEDYLLGADMTRQQRKKRIDMVAAQIMLQSYLNFHRPPASLTELAADVDADDETSEEE; encoded by the coding sequence ATGACTGCCCCTTCTGAAACTCCATCCACGTTCCCACCCGCGGGACGACTGCTCGGCATTGACTACGGCACAAAACGGGTCGGCGTTGCCATCGCGACTCCCGACCGGACGATCGCGAGTCCGCTGGAAATCTATCAGCGCCGGAATGAACAGCTCGACGCGCGTTATTTCAAGACGGTGATCGAAGACTATCGCCCATGCGGAATTGTGGTGGGCCTGCCAGTGCATGTCAGCGGGGCCGAAGGCGAATCGGCACAGGGCGCGCGGCGGTACGGCAAATGGCTCGGCGAGCTGTCAGGCCTGCCGGTCGAGTTCTGGGACGAGCGCTACACAAGTTCCGTGGCGGAAGACTATCTGCTCGGCGCGGACATGACGCGGCAGCAACGCAAAAAGCGGATCGACATGGTCGCCGCACAAATCATGCTGCAGTCGTATCTCAATTTTCATCGTCCCCCAGCGTCTCTGACAGAACTTGCTGCCGATGTGGACGCCGACGACGAAACATCAGAGGAAGAATAA
- a CDS encoding type III polyketide synthase — protein sequence MEVSSDQLLAARSASDQAELVNGSPSLLKTAGQAPDQPVRRPQAAYEASLLTQPNVTLAGLSTAVPEHSISQIDAAQLAVQLGVTEKYRKSLDTLYRRSGVERRHSVLLETSSGEQDRQSFYSPASPENERGPSTAVRMERYESEVVELGTRAAAAALEKSGLPAEAITHLVTVSCSGFAAPGLDLALFDRLGLPGGVERAHVGFMGCHGALNGLRVARGWAANDPTAKVLVCAVELCSLHHQYTENAQQLVANALFSDGAAAFILQQSPQGESGCRLISQASYVIPKTGDMMSWKIADHGFQMTLSPKVPEIIMEELKPWMTAWLARHDLTIADIQSWAVHPGGPRILTATAESLDLPTDVVSHSEAILASHGNMSSPTVLFILQRIQQMTERGPTVMLGFGPGLTIEAALLDW from the coding sequence ATGGAAGTTTCGTCGGATCAGTTGCTGGCAGCGCGGAGCGCGTCGGACCAGGCTGAACTCGTAAATGGTTCTCCTTCTCTCCTGAAAACGGCCGGTCAAGCACCTGACCAGCCTGTGCGTCGTCCTCAGGCGGCCTACGAGGCCTCTCTGCTGACCCAGCCCAATGTCACGCTCGCCGGTCTCTCCACCGCCGTTCCGGAACATTCCATTTCCCAGATCGACGCCGCTCAACTGGCCGTTCAACTGGGAGTGACCGAGAAATACCGCAAATCGCTCGATACTCTGTATCGCCGTTCCGGCGTCGAGCGTCGACATAGCGTGCTGCTCGAAACCAGCTCAGGCGAACAGGATCGTCAGTCGTTCTATTCACCGGCCAGCCCGGAGAACGAACGGGGGCCGTCCACCGCCGTCCGCATGGAACGTTACGAGTCCGAAGTGGTCGAGCTCGGGACGCGTGCCGCCGCTGCGGCGCTTGAGAAATCCGGCCTGCCTGCCGAAGCGATTACCCATCTGGTCACCGTCTCGTGCAGCGGCTTTGCCGCGCCGGGTCTGGACCTGGCGCTGTTTGACCGGCTCGGCCTGCCGGGCGGAGTCGAACGGGCTCACGTCGGCTTCATGGGCTGCCATGGCGCGCTGAACGGCCTGCGGGTCGCCCGCGGCTGGGCTGCCAATGATCCGACCGCGAAAGTGCTGGTCTGTGCCGTCGAACTCTGTTCGCTGCATCATCAGTACACCGAAAACGCCCAGCAGTTGGTCGCGAACGCCCTGTTCAGCGACGGTGCTGCCGCCTTCATTCTGCAGCAGAGCCCGCAAGGGGAATCCGGCTGCCGTCTGATTTCTCAGGCGTCGTATGTGATTCCGAAGACCGGCGACATGATGTCCTGGAAGATCGCGGATCACGGTTTCCAGATGACCCTCTCGCCGAAAGTGCCTGAGATCATCATGGAAGAACTCAAGCCGTGGATGACTGCCTGGCTGGCCCGACACGATCTGACGATCGCCGACATCCAGAGCTGGGCCGTGCATCCCGGTGGCCCGCGGATTCTGACCGCCACCGCCGAAAGCCTCGACTTGCCGACCGACGTGGTCAGCCATTCCGAAGCGATTCTGGCGAGCCACGGCAACATGTCGTCGCCGACGGTGCTGTTCATCCTGCAGCGGATTCAGCAGATGACTGAACGAGGCCCGACGGTGATGCTGGGCTTCGGCCCGGGCCTGACCATCGAAGCCGCGCTGCTCGACTGGTAA
- a CDS encoding efflux RND transporter permease subunit: protein MLSRLIEISLENRFIVICATLLMAVAGLNAAVHLPIDAVPDMTNVQVTVMTEANSLSPVEVERFVTYPVEWTMGGLPGIEELRSVSKFGISVVTIVFKEGTDLYQARQLVSQRLPDAAAQIPAGYGQPRLGPLTTALGEILQFEVRGRQQTPMELRSILEWEIAPRLRAVSGITEINVHGGYYKSFEVRPDPLRLSSFGLTLEDIFARLSENNATAGGGYVVHDDEQRFIRGQALLKDVEDVQEIVLRREANGVPVLIRDVAEVDIAPLTRQGAVTRDGRGEAVVGMAMMLVGANSREVVERVKQRLEEIAPTLPPGVEIEVIYDRSALISRTLHTVVKNLFEGGSLVVLVLLTTLGSLRAGLVTAMAIPLSMMFATNMMSFFGVTASLMSLGAIDFGLIVDSSVIMVENCIHRLSHNAEGRSRIDVIRDATIEVRQPTMFGELIIAIVYLPILMLQGTEGKLFRPMALTILFALLGSLILSMTFVPAMASLALPKKVKADDVWLIRAIKWFYRPWVTRAIAHPVLTAGIAASIFLVSLPVAMNLGAEFMPRLEEGDLLIEVNRLPSASLEGSIGLSTRIEKLLLEFPEVKTVFCKTGRPEIANDVMGVQQTDVWVMLKPHHEWTEHHNREELIAAMSAKLNEQIPAATFGFTQPIEMRVDELVAGVKADVAVLIYGDDLALLGKRAKEIERLLKTIPGAVDVKADYQANLTTLTVVPRRDALARYGVDAQKVLDVVSAIGGHEVGQIFEGRARYPIVVRLPEAWRGDVSLISQLPVAEAGGKPIPLGELADIQLEETPPSVEHDQNRRRTFVAANVRGRDVASFVAEAQAAVRDKIQLPAGYEIRWGGDFENLQSASLRLVLITPIVLLLIFLLLHTTFRSVRLALLIYLAVPMAASGGIFALALRGLPFSISAGVGFIALFGVAVLNGLVWVSAAEHLRRAGKPLDELTAETALSRLRPVLMTAMVASLGFLPMALSSSDGAEMQRPLATVVIGGLITSTLLTTFVVPAIYPWFVRERARL, encoded by the coding sequence ATGCTCTCGCGACTGATTGAAATCTCGCTCGAAAATCGTTTCATCGTGATCTGTGCGACGCTGCTGATGGCGGTCGCCGGACTCAACGCCGCCGTGCATCTGCCGATTGACGCCGTGCCGGATATGACCAACGTGCAGGTGACGGTCATGACCGAGGCGAACTCCCTGTCGCCGGTCGAGGTCGAACGGTTCGTCACCTACCCTGTCGAATGGACGATGGGAGGACTGCCAGGCATTGAAGAGCTTCGCAGCGTTTCCAAATTCGGCATTTCGGTCGTCACCATCGTCTTCAAGGAAGGGACGGATCTTTATCAGGCTCGTCAACTCGTGTCACAGCGACTGCCGGATGCGGCGGCGCAGATTCCCGCCGGTTACGGGCAGCCGAGACTGGGGCCGCTCACCACCGCACTGGGAGAGATTCTGCAGTTCGAAGTTCGGGGTCGTCAGCAGACGCCGATGGAACTGCGTTCGATTCTCGAGTGGGAAATCGCCCCTCGACTGCGCGCCGTCAGCGGCATTACCGAAATCAATGTACATGGGGGCTATTACAAGAGCTTCGAAGTCCGCCCGGACCCGTTGCGGCTGTCGAGCTTCGGACTGACGCTGGAAGACATCTTCGCCAGACTGTCCGAGAACAACGCCACGGCGGGGGGCGGCTATGTTGTTCATGACGACGAGCAGCGTTTTATTCGCGGCCAGGCTCTGTTGAAAGATGTGGAGGACGTCCAGGAGATCGTGCTGCGCCGAGAAGCGAACGGCGTGCCTGTCCTGATTCGCGACGTGGCCGAAGTCGACATCGCGCCGCTCACCAGGCAAGGGGCGGTGACCAGAGACGGTCGCGGCGAGGCTGTCGTCGGCATGGCGATGATGCTGGTGGGAGCGAACTCCCGTGAAGTGGTCGAACGGGTGAAGCAGCGGCTGGAGGAGATCGCACCCACCCTGCCCCCCGGCGTGGAAATCGAGGTGATCTACGATCGCTCCGCGCTCATCAGCCGTACGTTGCACACTGTGGTGAAGAACCTGTTCGAAGGGGGAAGTCTGGTGGTGCTGGTGCTGTTGACCACCCTCGGCAGCCTGCGGGCCGGCCTCGTGACGGCGATGGCAATTCCCCTTTCCATGATGTTCGCCACGAACATGATGAGTTTCTTCGGCGTGACCGCGAGCCTGATGAGCCTGGGGGCAATCGATTTTGGATTGATCGTCGATTCGTCGGTCATCATGGTCGAGAACTGCATTCATCGGCTCTCGCACAATGCCGAAGGCCGTTCGCGGATCGATGTCATTCGCGATGCGACCATCGAGGTGCGGCAGCCGACGATGTTCGGCGAATTGATTATCGCCATCGTCTACCTGCCGATCCTGATGTTGCAGGGGACGGAAGGGAAACTGTTCCGCCCGATGGCGCTGACGATTCTGTTCGCATTGCTGGGGTCTTTGATTCTATCGATGACCTTTGTGCCGGCGATGGCGTCGCTCGCCTTGCCGAAGAAAGTCAAAGCGGACGATGTGTGGCTGATTCGGGCGATCAAATGGTTCTATCGTCCCTGGGTGACCAGGGCGATTGCCCATCCAGTGCTGACGGCGGGAATTGCCGCGTCGATCTTTCTGGTCAGTCTTCCTGTGGCGATGAATCTCGGCGCCGAGTTCATGCCCCGGCTGGAAGAGGGGGATCTGCTGATCGAAGTGAACCGCTTGCCGAGTGCGTCGCTGGAAGGTTCGATTGGCCTGTCGACGCGTATCGAGAAGTTACTGCTGGAATTCCCTGAAGTGAAGACGGTGTTCTGCAAGACCGGCCGCCCGGAGATTGCGAATGACGTGATGGGTGTGCAGCAGACCGACGTGTGGGTGATGCTCAAGCCACATCACGAGTGGACGGAGCACCACAACCGTGAAGAACTCATTGCCGCGATGTCGGCGAAGCTCAACGAGCAGATTCCCGCCGCGACATTCGGCTTCACACAGCCGATTGAAATGCGGGTGGACGAACTGGTCGCAGGCGTGAAGGCAGATGTCGCAGTGCTGATTTACGGAGACGATCTGGCGCTGCTGGGAAAACGGGCCAAGGAGATTGAGCGGTTGCTGAAAACCATCCCGGGCGCCGTTGATGTCAAAGCCGACTATCAGGCGAACCTGACGACGCTGACCGTCGTTCCCCGGCGCGATGCACTGGCGCGTTATGGGGTCGATGCGCAAAAGGTGCTGGATGTGGTTTCGGCAATCGGCGGACACGAGGTCGGTCAGATCTTCGAAGGCCGTGCCAGATATCCGATTGTGGTCCGTCTGCCGGAAGCCTGGCGCGGAGATGTGTCACTGATTTCGCAGTTGCCGGTGGCGGAAGCAGGGGGCAAGCCGATTCCGCTGGGGGAACTGGCGGATATTCAACTTGAAGAAACGCCTCCCAGCGTCGAGCACGATCAGAATCGCAGGCGGACGTTTGTCGCCGCGAACGTGCGGGGCCGCGATGTCGCCAGTTTCGTCGCGGAAGCGCAGGCGGCGGTTCGAGACAAGATTCAATTGCCGGCCGGCTATGAAATCCGCTGGGGGGGTGACTTCGAGAATCTGCAGTCGGCCAGCCTGCGACTGGTGCTGATCACTCCCATCGTGCTGCTGCTCATTTTTCTGCTACTGCACACGACATTTCGTTCGGTGCGGCTCGCGCTGCTGATCTATCTGGCAGTCCCGATGGCGGCGTCAGGGGGAATCTTTGCCCTGGCTTTGAGGGGGTTACCGTTCAGTATTTCGGCGGGAGTGGGGTTCATCGCGCTGTTCGGCGTGGCGGTGCTGAATGGGCTGGTCTGGGTGAGTGCCGCGGAACATCTGCGTCGTGCGGGAAAGCCGCTGGATGAACTGACCGCTGAAACGGCCCTGTCACGATTGCGGCCAGTGTTGATGACTGCGATGGTCGCCAGCCTGGGGTTCCTGCCGATGGCGCTGTCGTCTAGTGACGGCGCGGAAATGCAGCGTCCGCTGGCGACGGTGGTCATTGGCGGGCTGATCACGTCGACGCTGTTAACGACGTTTGTGGTGCCGGCCATCTACCCCTGGTTTGTGAGGGAAAGAGCGAGATTGTGA
- a CDS encoding efflux RND transporter periplasmic adaptor subunit encodes MKSRFLMIAVAVCLVGAGIWFAVTRAPHDSKPTETLSAAKPVETSEPIDAVVTLSPAKQQAIGIQLTAAIEKEMQPMATVPGRLQYDDTRHIEVKASTSGILTKVLVGPGTVVSEGDVLAVESSPEVGTARADVLRRRAEYELAKQKYEWRRSACEGLRQLVAAVRSGSDPQSIVDKLDSTTLGAYREQVVSAYSRFRLAKSLADAVDQGSAGALSGRIVQERMSERDAAQAALQAVTEQSLFEACQASSLAKLEVDDAERRLKISRQNVEMLLGYAESEQLEADAPSLSLVEVRAPIDGTIEARTYSTQERVQLGNCLFVLANTSRLWVSADIREQQWAALGLRPGQALAITSPAMPDQMLTSTVEFVGREVNPATNAVPLVATINNESGHLRPGQFVRVQLPLGEPRKAVAVPESAVVEHDGRRFVFVPVEAGQFRRVDVTTGIQDEDWTEIRAGLSAGERVVSHGAFELKSELLLEKEE; translated from the coding sequence ATGAAATCACGATTTTTGATGATTGCGGTCGCCGTCTGTCTGGTGGGGGCAGGCATCTGGTTTGCGGTCACCCGTGCTCCTCATGATTCGAAGCCCACCGAGACTCTGTCGGCTGCCAAGCCGGTCGAGACTTCGGAGCCCATTGACGCCGTCGTCACGTTGTCGCCTGCTAAACAACAGGCGATTGGAATTCAATTGACGGCTGCCATTGAAAAAGAAATGCAGCCGATGGCGACCGTGCCAGGCCGGCTGCAGTACGACGATACGAGACATATCGAAGTGAAGGCCTCGACGTCCGGCATCCTGACGAAAGTGCTCGTCGGGCCGGGGACCGTGGTCAGCGAGGGGGATGTGCTGGCGGTTGAGAGCAGTCCTGAAGTGGGAACGGCTCGGGCGGATGTGCTCCGCCGACGTGCTGAATACGAACTGGCGAAGCAGAAATATGAATGGCGACGCTCCGCGTGTGAAGGCTTGCGGCAGCTCGTTGCTGCAGTGCGATCCGGCAGCGATCCGCAGAGCATCGTCGACAAACTCGATTCGACCACGCTGGGGGCGTATCGCGAACAGGTGGTCAGCGCGTATTCACGTTTTCGACTTGCGAAGTCGCTCGCCGATGCGGTCGATCAGGGTTCTGCTGGGGCGCTCTCAGGGCGGATTGTGCAGGAACGGATGAGCGAGCGCGACGCCGCGCAGGCAGCGCTCCAGGCGGTGACTGAGCAGTCGCTGTTCGAAGCCTGTCAGGCGAGCAGTCTCGCGAAACTGGAAGTCGACGACGCCGAACGGCGCCTGAAAATCAGCCGGCAGAATGTTGAGATGCTGCTGGGGTATGCCGAGAGCGAGCAGCTTGAGGCCGACGCGCCTTCGTTGTCGCTGGTGGAAGTCCGCGCGCCGATCGACGGCACGATCGAAGCGAGAACGTACTCCACACAGGAACGGGTCCAACTGGGGAATTGCCTGTTCGTGCTGGCCAATACATCGCGGCTGTGGGTGTCGGCGGATATTCGCGAGCAGCAATGGGCCGCGCTGGGTCTGCGGCCAGGTCAGGCGCTCGCAATTACTTCGCCGGCCATGCCGGATCAGATGTTGACCTCGACGGTGGAGTTCGTGGGGCGCGAAGTGAATCCCGCGACGAACGCGGTTCCGCTCGTGGCGACGATCAATAATGAATCCGGTCATCTGCGGCCGGGCCAGTTTGTTCGCGTGCAGTTGCCGTTGGGGGAGCCCCGCAAGGCGGTGGCAGTCCCTGAGTCGGCGGTGGTGGAACATGATGGCCGACGATTCGTATTTGTACCTGTGGAGGCAGGCCAGTTCCGTCGCGTGGATGTGACGACCGGAATCCAGGACGAGGACTGGACGGAGATTCGCGCAGGTCTGTCCGCAGGAGAGCGGGTGGTCTCGCACGGTGCGTTTGAGCTGAAGTCTGAGTTGCTGCTGGAGAAGGAAGAGTAG